One window of the Lemur catta isolate mLemCat1 chromosome 6, mLemCat1.pri, whole genome shotgun sequence genome contains the following:
- the GLS2 gene encoding glutaminase liver isoform, mitochondrial isoform X1, with the protein MRSMKALQKALSRAGNDCRRGVWGHLSRSPLFGGGVRYLLSEAAAPGRETPHGHQPQHQGQFGALGPPRSGGDVRWPGRAFGQVGPRDVACPSDSSESGMLSRLGDLLFYTIAEGQERIPIHKFTTALKATGLQTTDPRLQDCMSQMHRMVQESSNGGLLDRDLFQKCVSSNIVLLTQAFRKKFVIPDFEEFTGHVDRIFEDAKELTGGKVAAYIPQLAKSNPDLWGVSLCTVDGQRTCLPASRHSVGHTKIPFCLQSCVKPLTYAISISTLGTDYVHKFVGKEPSGLRYNKLSLNEEGIPHNPMVNAGAIVVSSLIKMDCNKAEKFDFVLQYLNKMAGNEYVGFSNATFQSEKETGDRNYAIGYYLKEKKCFPKGVDMMAALDLYFQLCSVEVTCESGSVMAATLANGGICPITGESVLSAEAVRNTLSLMHSCGMYDFSGQFAFHVGLPAKSAVSGAILLVVPNVMGMMCLSPPLDKLGNSQRGINFCQKLVSLFNFHNYDNLRHCARKLDPRREGGEVQNKTVVNLLFAAYSGDVSALRRFALSAMNMEQKDYDSRTALHVAAAEGHTEVVKFLIEACKVNPFVKDRWGNIPLDDAVQFNHLEVVKLLQDYQDSYTLSETQAEAAAEALSKENLESMV; encoded by the exons ATGCGCTCTATGAAGGCTCTGCAGAAAGCGCTGAGCCGGGCGGGCAATGACTGCCGGCGGGGAGTCTGGGGTCACCTGAGCCGGAGCCCCCTCTTTGGCGGGGGCGTCCGGTACCTCCTCAGTGAGGCCGCGGCGCCGGGCAGAGAGACGCCGCACGGCCACCAGCCACAGCACCAGGGGCA GTTTGGGGCTTTGGGTCCGCCACGCTCGGGCGGTGACGTGCGGTGGCCGGGGAGGGCGTTTGGGCAGGTCGGCCCTCGGGATGTTGCCTGTCCAAG TGATTCATCAGAGAGTGGCATGCTGTCCCGCCTGGGTGATTTGCTTTTCTACACCATTGCTGAGGGACAGGAACGAATCCCTATCCACAAGTTCACTACG GCACTGAAGGCCACTGGACTGCAGACAACAGATCCCCGGCTCCAGGACTGTATGAGTCAGATGCACCGCATGGTCCAAGAATCCAGCAATGGTGGCCTTTTAGACCGAGATCTCTTCCAAAA GTGTGTGAGCAGCAACATTGTACTCCTGACCCAGGCATTCCGAAAGAAGTTTGTCATTCCTGATTTTGAGGAGTTCACGGGCCATGTGGATCGCATCTTTGAGGATGCCAAAGAGCTCACTGGAGGCAAA GTGGCAGCCTACATCCCTCAGCTGGCCAAGTCAAACCCAGACCTGTGGGGGGTCTCCCTGTGCACGGTGGATGGTCAGCG CACCTGTCTGCCTGCCTCCAGGCACTCTGTGGGCCACACAAAGATCCCCTTCTGCCTGCAGTCCTGTGTGAAGCCCCTCACCTATGCCATCTCCATAAGCACCCTAGGCACTGACTACGTGCACAAGTTTGTGGGCAAAGAGCCCAGCGGCCTGCGCTACAACAAGCTCTCCCTCAATGAGGAAG GAATTCCCCATAACCCCATGGTCAATGCTGGTGCCATTGTCGTCAGCTCCTTGATCAAG ATGGACTGTAACAAAGCGGAGAAGTTTGATTTT GTGTTGCAGTATCTGAACAAAATGGCTGGGAATGAATACGTGGGTTTCAGCAATGCCAC ATTCCagtcagagaaggaaacaggGGATCGGAATTATGCCATTGGCTATTATCTCAAGGAAAAGAAG TGCTTTCCTAAGGGGGTGGACATGATGGCTGCCCTTGATCTCTACTTCCAG CTGTGCTCTGTGGAGGTCACCTGTGAATCAGGGAGTGTCATGGCAGCCACCCTTGCCAATGGCGGGATCTGCCCCATCACAGGCGAGAGTGTGCTGAGTGCTGAAGCAGTACGCAACACCCTAAGCCTCATGCATTCCTGTGGCATGTATGACTTCTCTGGCCAGTTTGCCTTCCAT GTGGGCCTGCCAGCCAAGTCAGCTGTGTCAGGAGCTATACTTCTGGTGGTACCCAATGTCATGGGAATGATGTGTCTGTCACCTCCACTGGACAAGTTGGGGAACAGCCAGAGGGGCATCAACTTCTGCCAG AAATTGGTGTCTCTCTTCAATTTCCACAACTATGACAACTTGCGGCACTGTGCTCGGAAGTTAGACCCACGGCGTGAAGGGGGAGAAGTTCAG AACAAGACTGTGGTAAACCTGTTATTTGCTGCCTATAGTGGAGATGTCTCAGCTCTTCGAAG ATTTGCCTTGTCAGCCATGAATATGGAACAGAAAGACTACGACTCCCGCACAGCTCTGCATGTTGCTGCAGCTGAAG GACACACTGAAGTTGTTAAATTCCTGATTGAGGCTTGCAAAGTGAATCCTTTTGTCAAGGACAG GTGGGGCAACATCCCGCTGGATGATGCTGTGCAGTTCAACCACCTGGAGGTGGTCAAACTGCTTCAAGATTACCAGGACTCCTACACACTCTCTGAGACTCAGGCTGAGGCAGCAGCTGAGGCCTTGTCCAAGGAGAACTTAGAGAGCATGGTGTGA
- the GLS2 gene encoding glutaminase liver isoform, mitochondrial isoform X2 — MRSMKALQKALSRAGNDCRRGVWGHLSRSPLFGGGVRYLLSEAAAPGRETPHGHQPQHQGQFGALGPPRSGGDVRWPGRAFGQVGPRDVACPSDSSESGMLSRLGDLLFYTIAEGQERIPIHKFTTALKATGLQTTDPRLQDCMSQMHRMVQESSNGGLLDRDLFQKCVSSNIVLLTQAFRKKFVIPDFEEFTGHVDRIFEDAKELTGGKVAAYIPQLAKSNPDLWGVSLCTVDGQRHSVGHTKIPFCLQSCVKPLTYAISISTLGTDYVHKFVGKEPSGLRYNKLSLNEEGIPHNPMVNAGAIVVSSLIKMDCNKAEKFDFVLQYLNKMAGNEYVGFSNATFQSEKETGDRNYAIGYYLKEKKCFPKGVDMMAALDLYFQLCSVEVTCESGSVMAATLANGGICPITGESVLSAEAVRNTLSLMHSCGMYDFSGQFAFHVGLPAKSAVSGAILLVVPNVMGMMCLSPPLDKLGNSQRGINFCQKLVSLFNFHNYDNLRHCARKLDPRREGGEVQNKTVVNLLFAAYSGDVSALRRFALSAMNMEQKDYDSRTALHVAAAEGHTEVVKFLIEACKVNPFVKDRWGNIPLDDAVQFNHLEVVKLLQDYQDSYTLSETQAEAAAEALSKENLESMV, encoded by the exons ATGCGCTCTATGAAGGCTCTGCAGAAAGCGCTGAGCCGGGCGGGCAATGACTGCCGGCGGGGAGTCTGGGGTCACCTGAGCCGGAGCCCCCTCTTTGGCGGGGGCGTCCGGTACCTCCTCAGTGAGGCCGCGGCGCCGGGCAGAGAGACGCCGCACGGCCACCAGCCACAGCACCAGGGGCA GTTTGGGGCTTTGGGTCCGCCACGCTCGGGCGGTGACGTGCGGTGGCCGGGGAGGGCGTTTGGGCAGGTCGGCCCTCGGGATGTTGCCTGTCCAAG TGATTCATCAGAGAGTGGCATGCTGTCCCGCCTGGGTGATTTGCTTTTCTACACCATTGCTGAGGGACAGGAACGAATCCCTATCCACAAGTTCACTACG GCACTGAAGGCCACTGGACTGCAGACAACAGATCCCCGGCTCCAGGACTGTATGAGTCAGATGCACCGCATGGTCCAAGAATCCAGCAATGGTGGCCTTTTAGACCGAGATCTCTTCCAAAA GTGTGTGAGCAGCAACATTGTACTCCTGACCCAGGCATTCCGAAAGAAGTTTGTCATTCCTGATTTTGAGGAGTTCACGGGCCATGTGGATCGCATCTTTGAGGATGCCAAAGAGCTCACTGGAGGCAAA GTGGCAGCCTACATCCCTCAGCTGGCCAAGTCAAACCCAGACCTGTGGGGGGTCTCCCTGTGCACGGTGGATGGTCAGCG GCACTCTGTGGGCCACACAAAGATCCCCTTCTGCCTGCAGTCCTGTGTGAAGCCCCTCACCTATGCCATCTCCATAAGCACCCTAGGCACTGACTACGTGCACAAGTTTGTGGGCAAAGAGCCCAGCGGCCTGCGCTACAACAAGCTCTCCCTCAATGAGGAAG GAATTCCCCATAACCCCATGGTCAATGCTGGTGCCATTGTCGTCAGCTCCTTGATCAAG ATGGACTGTAACAAAGCGGAGAAGTTTGATTTT GTGTTGCAGTATCTGAACAAAATGGCTGGGAATGAATACGTGGGTTTCAGCAATGCCAC ATTCCagtcagagaaggaaacaggGGATCGGAATTATGCCATTGGCTATTATCTCAAGGAAAAGAAG TGCTTTCCTAAGGGGGTGGACATGATGGCTGCCCTTGATCTCTACTTCCAG CTGTGCTCTGTGGAGGTCACCTGTGAATCAGGGAGTGTCATGGCAGCCACCCTTGCCAATGGCGGGATCTGCCCCATCACAGGCGAGAGTGTGCTGAGTGCTGAAGCAGTACGCAACACCCTAAGCCTCATGCATTCCTGTGGCATGTATGACTTCTCTGGCCAGTTTGCCTTCCAT GTGGGCCTGCCAGCCAAGTCAGCTGTGTCAGGAGCTATACTTCTGGTGGTACCCAATGTCATGGGAATGATGTGTCTGTCACCTCCACTGGACAAGTTGGGGAACAGCCAGAGGGGCATCAACTTCTGCCAG AAATTGGTGTCTCTCTTCAATTTCCACAACTATGACAACTTGCGGCACTGTGCTCGGAAGTTAGACCCACGGCGTGAAGGGGGAGAAGTTCAG AACAAGACTGTGGTAAACCTGTTATTTGCTGCCTATAGTGGAGATGTCTCAGCTCTTCGAAG ATTTGCCTTGTCAGCCATGAATATGGAACAGAAAGACTACGACTCCCGCACAGCTCTGCATGTTGCTGCAGCTGAAG GACACACTGAAGTTGTTAAATTCCTGATTGAGGCTTGCAAAGTGAATCCTTTTGTCAAGGACAG GTGGGGCAACATCCCGCTGGATGATGCTGTGCAGTTCAACCACCTGGAGGTGGTCAAACTGCTTCAAGATTACCAGGACTCCTACACACTCTCTGAGACTCAGGCTGAGGCAGCAGCTGAGGCCTTGTCCAAGGAGAACTTAGAGAGCATGGTGTGA
- the GLS2 gene encoding glutaminase liver isoform, mitochondrial isoform X3: MEQLPVPQVQVYLSLCLCGVSVILRVLSSDSSESGMLSRLGDLLFYTIAEGQERIPIHKFTTALKATGLQTTDPRLQDCMSQMHRMVQESSNGGLLDRDLFQKCVSSNIVLLTQAFRKKFVIPDFEEFTGHVDRIFEDAKELTGGKVAAYIPQLAKSNPDLWGVSLCTVDGQRTCLPASRHSVGHTKIPFCLQSCVKPLTYAISISTLGTDYVHKFVGKEPSGLRYNKLSLNEEGIPHNPMVNAGAIVVSSLIKMDCNKAEKFDFVLQYLNKMAGNEYVGFSNATFQSEKETGDRNYAIGYYLKEKKCFPKGVDMMAALDLYFQLCSVEVTCESGSVMAATLANGGICPITGESVLSAEAVRNTLSLMHSCGMYDFSGQFAFHVGLPAKSAVSGAILLVVPNVMGMMCLSPPLDKLGNSQRGINFCQKLVSLFNFHNYDNLRHCARKLDPRREGGEVQNKTVVNLLFAAYSGDVSALRRFALSAMNMEQKDYDSRTALHVAAAEGHTEVVKFLIEACKVNPFVKDRWGNIPLDDAVQFNHLEVVKLLQDYQDSYTLSETQAEAAAEALSKENLESMV, from the exons ATGGAACAGCTTCCTGTCCCTCAAGTCCAAGTGTACTTGAGTCTGTGTCTATGTGGTGTGTCTGTGATTCTGCGTGTCCTCAGCAG TGATTCATCAGAGAGTGGCATGCTGTCCCGCCTGGGTGATTTGCTTTTCTACACCATTGCTGAGGGACAGGAACGAATCCCTATCCACAAGTTCACTACG GCACTGAAGGCCACTGGACTGCAGACAACAGATCCCCGGCTCCAGGACTGTATGAGTCAGATGCACCGCATGGTCCAAGAATCCAGCAATGGTGGCCTTTTAGACCGAGATCTCTTCCAAAA GTGTGTGAGCAGCAACATTGTACTCCTGACCCAGGCATTCCGAAAGAAGTTTGTCATTCCTGATTTTGAGGAGTTCACGGGCCATGTGGATCGCATCTTTGAGGATGCCAAAGAGCTCACTGGAGGCAAA GTGGCAGCCTACATCCCTCAGCTGGCCAAGTCAAACCCAGACCTGTGGGGGGTCTCCCTGTGCACGGTGGATGGTCAGCG CACCTGTCTGCCTGCCTCCAGGCACTCTGTGGGCCACACAAAGATCCCCTTCTGCCTGCAGTCCTGTGTGAAGCCCCTCACCTATGCCATCTCCATAAGCACCCTAGGCACTGACTACGTGCACAAGTTTGTGGGCAAAGAGCCCAGCGGCCTGCGCTACAACAAGCTCTCCCTCAATGAGGAAG GAATTCCCCATAACCCCATGGTCAATGCTGGTGCCATTGTCGTCAGCTCCTTGATCAAG ATGGACTGTAACAAAGCGGAGAAGTTTGATTTT GTGTTGCAGTATCTGAACAAAATGGCTGGGAATGAATACGTGGGTTTCAGCAATGCCAC ATTCCagtcagagaaggaaacaggGGATCGGAATTATGCCATTGGCTATTATCTCAAGGAAAAGAAG TGCTTTCCTAAGGGGGTGGACATGATGGCTGCCCTTGATCTCTACTTCCAG CTGTGCTCTGTGGAGGTCACCTGTGAATCAGGGAGTGTCATGGCAGCCACCCTTGCCAATGGCGGGATCTGCCCCATCACAGGCGAGAGTGTGCTGAGTGCTGAAGCAGTACGCAACACCCTAAGCCTCATGCATTCCTGTGGCATGTATGACTTCTCTGGCCAGTTTGCCTTCCAT GTGGGCCTGCCAGCCAAGTCAGCTGTGTCAGGAGCTATACTTCTGGTGGTACCCAATGTCATGGGAATGATGTGTCTGTCACCTCCACTGGACAAGTTGGGGAACAGCCAGAGGGGCATCAACTTCTGCCAG AAATTGGTGTCTCTCTTCAATTTCCACAACTATGACAACTTGCGGCACTGTGCTCGGAAGTTAGACCCACGGCGTGAAGGGGGAGAAGTTCAG AACAAGACTGTGGTAAACCTGTTATTTGCTGCCTATAGTGGAGATGTCTCAGCTCTTCGAAG ATTTGCCTTGTCAGCCATGAATATGGAACAGAAAGACTACGACTCCCGCACAGCTCTGCATGTTGCTGCAGCTGAAG GACACACTGAAGTTGTTAAATTCCTGATTGAGGCTTGCAAAGTGAATCCTTTTGTCAAGGACAG GTGGGGCAACATCCCGCTGGATGATGCTGTGCAGTTCAACCACCTGGAGGTGGTCAAACTGCTTCAAGATTACCAGGACTCCTACACACTCTCTGAGACTCAGGCTGAGGCAGCAGCTGAGGCCTTGTCCAAGGAGAACTTAGAGAGCATGGTGTGA
- the SPRYD4 gene encoding SPRY domain-containing protein 4, producing MALPFARCLRLCSWGAKRLGIAATEARRGISFKLEEKTAHSSLALFRDDTGVKYGLVGLEPSKVALNVERFREWAVVLADTAITSGRHYWEVTVKRSQQFRIGVADVDMSRDSCIGADDHSWVFTYAQRKWHTMLANEKAPVEGIGQPEKVGLLLEYEAQKLSLVDVSQVSVVHTIQTDFRGPVVPAFALWDGELLTHSGFEVPQGL from the exons ATGGCGCTGCCCTTTGCACGTTGTTTGCGCTTGTGCAGCTGGGGAGCCAAACGATTGGGGATTGCCGCTACAGAGGCCCGGAGAG GCATCAGTttcaaactggaagaaaaaacCGCCCACAGCAGCCTGGCACTCTTCAGAGATGACACAGGTGTCAAATACGGCTTGGTGGGATTGGAGCCCTCCAAGGTGGCTCTGAATGTGGAGCGCTTCCGGGAGTGGGCAGTGGTACTGGCAGACACAGCGATCACCAGTGGCAGACACTACTGGGAGGTGACAGTGAAGCGCTCCCAGCAATTCCGGATAGGAGTGGCAGATGTGGACATGTCCCGGGATAGCTGTATTGGTGCTGATGATCATTCTTGGGTGTTCACCTATGCCCAGCGCAAGTGGCACACCATGTTGGCCAACGAGAAAGCCCCAGTTGAGGGTATTGGGCAGCCAGAGAAGGTGGGGCTGCTGCTGGAGTATGAGGCCCAAAAGCTGAGCCTGGTGGATGTGAGCCAGGTCTCTGTGGTCCACACGATACAGACAGATTTCCGGGGTCCAGTGGTACCTGCCTTTGCTCTTTGGGATGGAGAGCTGCTGACCCACTCAGGGTTTGAGGTGCCTCAGGGCCTCTAG